GACTCCCCCTCCCGGCCGGCGACCGTGGAGGCGCCCGAGCGGCGCGCGCACGCCGCGTGACGGTCAGTCCGGTGTCAGTTGCGTGTCAGGACCCCGTGCCATTCTCTTTCACGTGAACGACCCCGGAGACACGGAGACAAAAAGGGGTCGGGAGCAGGGAGAGGTGCCCGGAGTGGCTGATCGGGGACCAGCGAGCACGCCTCGAGGTCGGATCCCTTCAGGGATCCACGCAGGTTCGAATCCTGCCCTCTCCGCACCATGCGGCACGTCGCTCACCGAGTGAGCCGGGTTCCCGGCACGGCGTTCCCGTTCCCCATCGCTCCTCCAACGAGCTGGCCACGAAGGGGACTTGGCTACGACCAGGCCATCTCCCAGGTGCTCTGAATCCCGCAGCTGACGACCGGGAAAATGGGGTGCGGGAGGCTGAGCCGGAGTGTTGGGTGGCGCCGTGACAGAGAGTCTTGAGTTTTCCGCCCTGCTGCACCTGCTCGATGAGCGGTCGGCCGCTTTCCGCAGTGCGGTTGCCGCCGCGCCCGGCCTCGACGCGCCGGTGCCGTCCTGCCCCGAGTGGACGCTGTTCGACCTGGTGCGGCACCTGGGTACGGGCCAGCGCTGGTGGGCCGCGATCGTCGCCGCGGGCCCGGCCGAGGCTCCGCCGGCCAAGGATGCCGCGGAGCCGCCGCGCGAACTCGAGGCGCTGCTGGCCTGGTACGCCGAGTCGAACGAGCTGCTGCTGAGTACGCTGCGCGAGGCCGGACCGGACCGCGCGTGCTGGACCTGGTGGAGCGCCGGCGTGTCGCCGGCGAATGCCTGGGGCGTTGCCCGGCGCCGGGTGCACGAGGTGCTGGTGCACACGTACGACGCCCAGCTCGCCGCAGGCGCCGTGCAGCCGATGCCGGCGGACGTCGCGATCGACGGCGTGGCCGAGTTCCTCGACACCTGCAACTCGACCCCGGCGGCCTGGCCGCACGAGGCCGCCACCATCCACTACCACGCCACCGAGGGCCGCTCCTGGCTCCTCACGCTGGACGACACCGGCGCCTGGCCCGCGCCCCTCACGGACGACGCCGCGCCCGCCTCCGCTTCGGCCACGGGCACGGCCGAGCAACTGCTCCTCTTCGTCTGGGGCCGCCTCACGCTGAGCGACCTGAAGGCGGAGGGCGACCAGCGGGTGTTCGAGCAGCTGATCGCCTGGGAGCCCGAGGAGTAGCCAGTCGGCGGTCCCCCTGGCGCCTTGGCGCGTTCGGGGCCGACGGCCTGGTCAACGGGTCGGTTCTGTTTGCCAGTTCCGCAAGTTCGATTGCTGGTTAACAGCAAGTGCGCGCAGGCTGGGTTCAGACGGTGCCGGCTCACCCCGTGGAGCCGGCACCCGGAGCACATGACCGACCGGGTCGTGACTCCCGGGGCGTCGGGAGTCGCGGTCCCCTTACAGGCAATGGAGGCGGCAGATGGAAGATCGCCATGTCGTGATCATTCCGATCGAGATCGACGCGGAGAAGGAAAGCTCCTATCTCGACGCTTGGCAGGGCGCCGCGGAGCTGATGGCGGCGCAGCCCGGTTTCATCCGGACGTACATGTTCCGCACGACCGTTCCGGGGAGCAGGTTCCCTCTCGTCAACGTGGCGGAATGGGAGTCCGCCGCTCACTGGGAAGCGGCGATGAACGTCTGCCCGATGCTGGGGCAGCAGATGGCCGTCGCCCATGCCTCCAACTACAGGGCGATCCGGACGGTCCTGCCGCCGCACGGCAGCGGATGAACTCCGGCGGCGGACAGACGCCCGCCGACCCGTCTCCCACCGCGGCACGTCGCCGTGCCGCGGACGGCGGTGCGGTACCTGAGGGGTGACGGAGGCGGAGCCGGTCGATGGCCGTCGCGCGCGCTCGTCGGCGACAGCGTCCGGGCGCTGCGCGGGAACCGGCGGCCGTAGCGGTCCAGGATGTGCGACGAGACCCGGCCGGGTTTCCGTGCCGAACGACCGTGGTGGGCGGGCTTACCGCGACGGCGTGTCCGGGCCCGCGCAGGCCGCGTGTTCCAGCAGCTCGCGGGCCCGGTCGAGGGCCTGTCCGAACGGGTCGGGGAAGACGCCCAGCCCGTGTGCGACCACCGCGCCCTCGTGCAGCAGCATCAGCGCTTGAGCCAGCCGGTCCGCGTCCGCCGGGTCGACGTCCCCCGCGAGCCGGGTGAACAGCGCGAGCATCCACTGCTTCTGCCCCGTGATGACCGGGTACGCCGGATGCGTCGGGTCCCCGATCTCCACATGCGCGTTGATCATGCCGCACCCTCTGGAGCCGTACTCCCCCGCCCATGCGCGCGCGGCCTGGAAGACGGCCAGGACCAGGGCCACCGGCGTCTGCCCCGCGGCCGCCTCCAGGTGCGAGCCGAGCAGTTCCCGCCAGCGTTCGTCACGTCGGGCCAAGTACTCCACGACGAGCTGCTCCTTCGAGCCGAACCGGTCGTACAGCGTCTTCTTGGTCACTCCCGCCTCGGCGGCGATGAGGTCCACGCCCACGGCGTGGATGCCGCGCTCGTAGAACAACCGCTCGGCCGCGTCCACCACGCGTCGCGCGCCGGGCGTCATGCGGATGCGGTGCGGTACCGCCTCGGACTCCATGAACCCCGAGTATACCGATCTGTATAGTGGGCACCCGCCGGAGGTCCGTCGTCCGTGCCATCGCGAGTGTCCGCGGGATGTGGTCGAGTGAACGCCCTGCTGTCGGTCGTCTTCGTCCTGTGCTGGAGCTCCGGCTTCATCGGAGCGAAGCTCGGCGCGGGCACATCGACCGTGACCACGCTCCTGATGTGGCGGTTCCTGCCGCTCGCGCTGGTTCTCGTCGCCGCAGCGCCCTTCTCCCGGGCAGCGTGGCGCGGGCTGGGACCGCGCGACCTCGGCCGGCAGATCGCCGTCGGCGCGTTGTCGCAGAGCGGATACCTGCTCAGCGTCTACGCCGCCATCCAACTCGGCGTCTCCACCGGCACCACCGCCCTGATCGACGGCGTCCAGCCGCTTGTCGCCGGTGCGTTGGCCGGGCCCCTGCTGCGCCAGTACGTCTCACGCCGGCAATGGGCCGGACTGTGGCTGGGGCTCGCCGGGGTCGCCACGGTCACCTCCGCCGACGCGGCGGCGTCAGGCTCCGCGGTCGCCTGGTGGGCGTACCTCGTGCCCTTCCTGGGCATGCTGTCGCTGGTGGCGGCCACCCTTCTGGAGGGCCGCTCGCGCGTACCGGTCGCACCCCGGGCGGCGCTGACGATCCACTGCGCGACCAGCGCGGTCCTCTTCTCCGGGCTGGCGGTCGGCACGGGTGCGGCCGTCCCGCCGGCCAACTTCTCGTTCTGGGCGGCGACCGCCTGGCTCGTCGTGCTCCCCACCTTCGGCGGGTACGGACTGTACTGGCTGATCCTGCGCCGCAGCGGCATCACTCAGGTCAACACCCTCATGTTCCTCATGGCCCCGGTCACAGCCCTGTGGGGCGCCCTGGCGTTCGGCGAGCCCTTCGGCGTACAGACCGCCCTCGGGCTGGCCGCCGGTCTCGCGGCTGTGGCCATCGTCAGCCACGGGACCGGCGCGCCCTCCGCTCCGCCCACCCGGCCCGCCGCCGACGGAGACGACCGGCTCCCCCGTGGTGTCGACGAGCGCGGCCACTCATGAGACCGCGGATGCCGGAGCGGTCGGTCAGGAGGAGGCGGAGACGTGATCGCGATCTGCTGTCCGGCCGGCCCCGGACCATCGGCGGACGACCTCGATCAGCGAAGGTCCTCCGCGCAGGCACCACAGGGCGATGACGGGGTCGCAGATGGCGCAGCCCATGGACGAGTCGTGTGCGAAGTGCAGGATCGGCTGGCCCTTGAGCCAGTGGGCCACGTCCCAGGCGGTGTGCAGCAGCCAGCCGATGCCGATGAAGGTCCAGGACTCCAGCCCTCGGTAGGCGACGTAGGCCATGAGCGCGGTGAACGGCACCTCCCACGGGCCGAAGCCGCCCCCGCTCAGATAGGCGGCTCCGGCCCCCGCCAGCATGATCGCGTTGAAGCGGCGCCGGTGCGGCTCCTTGATCAGGGACATCAGCAGGCAGTAGGCGATGCCGACGAGGATCGGCGAGACGTAGATCATGACGGAATGACTTCCTTCGGCTGGGCCCGGCCCGGATCGGCGGTGCCGAGCAGTCGCAGTGCGAGCAGCCCACCGGCCCCCGGCACGACGGCCAGGAACCTGGCGGCGGTCGTCGCCGCCTCCAGTCGCCAGGTCGCGATCACGACGAACAGGTAGGCACAGCCGTGGGTGGGGCCCATCAGCGACGAGACGGGCTTGAGATGGACGGTGAACAGGTTGGCCAGCATGACGATCAGCGAGATCAGCTCGGCGTGAGCGGCGACGCGCACGTGGCGCGGAGGACGGAGGTACATGGTCACAGCCCCGTGGTGGAGCCGGGACGGATGACCGGCAGTGCGGTCACCGCGGCCCACGGCAGGTCGAAGAGGCCAGTGAGCGTGGCGAGTCGACCCGCTGCCATTCGAACAGGGCGGTCTGGGTGTGCATCGATGTTCCTTCGGGACCGATTTCCATGAACGCCCCGAAGTCAACCGGCTGCGACGGTGATCGCCCAGTGGCACCAATGACAGGTTTCAACGGGATACCGCCAACGGCCTTCTGCGGGCCCGGCCGCGATGACGTGGGACTGCCCCGGCTTCGGCCCCGCCGGCCGCCGGCACATCCTGGGTGGGTGTGACAGGAC
This Streptomyces misionensis DNA region includes the following protein-coding sequences:
- a CDS encoding antibiotic biosynthesis monooxygenase family protein is translated as MEDRHVVIIPIEIDAEKESSYLDAWQGAAELMAAQPGFIRTYMFRTTVPGSRFPLVNVAEWESAAHWEAAMNVCPMLGQQMAVAHASNYRAIRTVLPPHGSG
- a CDS encoding DMT family transporter, whose product is MNALLSVVFVLCWSSGFIGAKLGAGTSTVTTLLMWRFLPLALVLVAAAPFSRAAWRGLGPRDLGRQIAVGALSQSGYLLSVYAAIQLGVSTGTTALIDGVQPLVAGALAGPLLRQYVSRRQWAGLWLGLAGVATVTSADAAASGSAVAWWAYLVPFLGMLSLVAATLLEGRSRVPVAPRAALTIHCATSAVLFSGLAVGTGAAVPPANFSFWAATAWLVVLPTFGGYGLYWLILRRSGITQVNTLMFLMAPVTALWGALAFGEPFGVQTALGLAAGLAAVAIVSHGTGAPSAPPTRPAADGDDRLPRGVDERGHS
- a CDS encoding DUF3817 domain-containing protein encodes the protein MYLRPPRHVRVAAHAELISLIVMLANLFTVHLKPVSSLMGPTHGCAYLFVVIATWRLEAATTAARFLAVVPGAGGLLALRLLGTADPGRAQPKEVIPS
- a CDS encoding maleylpyruvate isomerase family mycothiol-dependent enzyme — translated: MTESLEFSALLHLLDERSAAFRSAVAAAPGLDAPVPSCPEWTLFDLVRHLGTGQRWWAAIVAAGPAEAPPAKDAAEPPRELEALLAWYAESNELLLSTLREAGPDRACWTWWSAGVSPANAWGVARRRVHEVLVHTYDAQLAAGAVQPMPADVAIDGVAEFLDTCNSTPAAWPHEAATIHYHATEGRSWLLTLDDTGAWPAPLTDDAAPASASATGTAEQLLLFVWGRLTLSDLKAEGDQRVFEQLIAWEPEE
- a CDS encoding TetR/AcrR family transcriptional regulator; this translates as MESEAVPHRIRMTPGARRVVDAAERLFYERGIHAVGVDLIAAEAGVTKKTLYDRFGSKEQLVVEYLARRDERWRELLGSHLEAAAGQTPVALVLAVFQAARAWAGEYGSRGCGMINAHVEIGDPTHPAYPVITGQKQWMLALFTRLAGDVDPADADRLAQALMLLHEGAVVAHGLGVFPDPFGQALDRARELLEHAACAGPDTPSR
- a CDS encoding DUF6010 family protein — protein: MIYVSPILVGIAYCLLMSLIKEPHRRRFNAIMLAGAGAAYLSGGGFGPWEVPFTALMAYVAYRGLESWTFIGIGWLLHTAWDVAHWLKGQPILHFAHDSSMGCAICDPVIALWCLRGGPSLIEVVRRWSGAGRTADRDHVSASS